From the genome of Neodiprion pinetum isolate iyNeoPine1 chromosome 3, iyNeoPine1.2, whole genome shotgun sequence, one region includes:
- the LOC124214936 gene encoding uncharacterized protein isoform X7, with protein MPLPYAVVSFSNDDSDDEQVTSEVPSCWLTPNNTKCWWPKTKNISAFMVKKVLPDTEDPKWELYDVIFENYFDLMATLINSRDSESLEKARKKAESISSSDEQNIPDRKRIQRKKKSMSQKKIIGNSDSEQEMSCRNMLKKIPDLPHNYVTNNSMQFDIENIPVIYEETDEPKGYPLTQTNMTFDCQAPTSKKSDSISIRTLNCSPVKTFCAFTMTSSTDKPHETLTQNDSLKTTRNVPKVLSQQVLTKAPIETEQRLLVAPSSSLPVYDAITTSLPLYTSNRSDAYTQDRSESLVRIIEDNFNKLFKKVAEIAVEVKSLTASLNKLQTRFHDDTDTPASAELLMITDSLPFPTIDKLKDFEYQLEINATLKSSVN; from the exons ATGCCGTTGCCCTACGCTGTTGTATCTTTTTCAAATGATGATTCTGACGATGAACAAGTGACATCTGAGGTCCCGAGTTGTTGGTTAACTCCCAACAATACAAAATGCTGGTGGCCTAAGACAAAAAACATAAGTGCATTCATGGTTAAAAAAGTATTGCCCGATACTGAAGATCCTAAGTGGGAATTGTACGACGTCATATTCGAAAACTATTTTG atttgatGGCAACCCTGATTAACAGCAGAGATAGTG AGAGTTTGGAAAAAGCCAGAAAAAAAGCTGAGAGTATTTCATCAAGTGATGAACAAAATATACCAGATAGAAAACGgattcaaagaaaaaagaaatctatgtcacaaaaaaaaattattggaaattCAGACAGCGAACAAGAAATGTCATGCAGAAACATgcttaaaaaaattcctgaTCTACCACATAATTACGTCACTAACAACAGCATGCAGttcgatattgaaaatattcctgTTATTTATGAAGAGACCGATGAACCAAAAG GTTATCCATTAACACAAACTAACATGACTTTTGACTGTCAGGCACCCACATCAAAGAAATCAG ACTCCATTTCAATTAGAACACTGAATTGCAGTCCAGTAAAGACGTTTTGTGCGTTTACAATGACATCATCAACCGATAAGCCTCACGAAACATTAACACAAAATg ATTCACTTAAAACCACACGCAACGTCCCAAAAGTGTTATCGCAGCAAGTACTTACCAAAGCTCCAATTGAAACAG AGCAGAGATTACTTGTAGCACCAAGTTCATCACTACCAGTATATGATGCAATAACTACCTCTTTGCCATTGTACACATCTAACAGATCAGATGCGTATACACAAG ATAGGTCCGAGTCTTTGGTACGAATTATTGAAG ataattttaataaattattcaaaaaagttGCTGAAATAGCAGTAGAGGTAAAATCTTTGACAGcaagtttgaataaattacaaacaaGATTTCATGATGACACCGACACCCCTGCAAGTGCTGAACTGCTCATGATCACAGATTCGTTACCATTTCCTACAATTGATAAACTGAAGGACTTTGAATACCAATTGGAAATAAATGCTACCCTAAAATCTAGTGTG AATTGA
- the LOC124214936 gene encoding uncharacterized protein isoform X2: MPLPYAVVSFSNDDSDDEQVTSEVPSCWLTPNNTKCWWPKTKNISAFMVKKVLPDTEDPKWELYDVIFENYFESLEKARKKAESISSSDEQNIPDRKRIQRKKKSMSQKKIIGNSDSEQEMSCRNMLKKIPDLPHNYVTNNSMQFDIENIPVIYEETDEPKGYPLTQTNMTFDCQAPTSKKSDSISIRTLNCSPVKTFCAFTMTSSTDKPHETLTQNDSLKTTRNVPKVLSQQVLTKAPIETEQRLLVAPSSSLPVYDAITTSLPLYTSNRSDAYTQDRSESLVRIIEDNFNKLFKKVAEIAVEVKSLTASLNKLQTRFHDDTDTPASAELLMITDSLPFPTIDKLKDFEYQLEINATLKSSVGSYFKRIGGSGAKDTTLRILRRVFSNAVAQNCSWLGLRDNFSVQNLAIIKITKDAVMVNYNMTDKEFEETCSEWFRQGKQRFIREEKAKAKARA; this comes from the exons ATGCCGTTGCCCTACGCTGTTGTATCTTTTTCAAATGATGATTCTGACGATGAACAAGTGACATCTGAGGTCCCGAGTTGTTGGTTAACTCCCAACAATACAAAATGCTGGTGGCCTAAGACAAAAAACATAAGTGCATTCATGGTTAAAAAAGTATTGCCCGATACTGAAGATCCTAAGTGGGAATTGTACGACGTCATATTCGAAAACTATTTTG AGAGTTTGGAAAAAGCCAGAAAAAAAGCTGAGAGTATTTCATCAAGTGATGAACAAAATATACCAGATAGAAAACGgattcaaagaaaaaagaaatctatgtcacaaaaaaaaattattggaaattCAGACAGCGAACAAGAAATGTCATGCAGAAACATgcttaaaaaaattcctgaTCTACCACATAATTACGTCACTAACAACAGCATGCAGttcgatattgaaaatattcctgTTATTTATGAAGAGACCGATGAACCAAAAG GTTATCCATTAACACAAACTAACATGACTTTTGACTGTCAGGCACCCACATCAAAGAAATCAG ACTCCATTTCAATTAGAACACTGAATTGCAGTCCAGTAAAGACGTTTTGTGCGTTTACAATGACATCATCAACCGATAAGCCTCACGAAACATTAACACAAAATg ATTCACTTAAAACCACACGCAACGTCCCAAAAGTGTTATCGCAGCAAGTACTTACCAAAGCTCCAATTGAAACAG AGCAGAGATTACTTGTAGCACCAAGTTCATCACTACCAGTATATGATGCAATAACTACCTCTTTGCCATTGTACACATCTAACAGATCAGATGCGTATACACAAG ATAGGTCCGAGTCTTTGGTACGAATTATTGAAG ataattttaataaattattcaaaaaagttGCTGAAATAGCAGTAGAGGTAAAATCTTTGACAGcaagtttgaataaattacaaacaaGATTTCATGATGACACCGACACCCCTGCAAGTGCTGAACTGCTCATGATCACAGATTCGTTACCATTTCCTACAATTGATAAACTGAAGGACTTTGAATACCAATTGGAAATAAATGCTACCCTAAAATCTAGTGTG GGATCATATTTCAAACGAATTGGAGGTAGCGGAGCAAAAGATACTACATTGCGTATTCTTCGAAGAGTTTTCTCAAATGCAGTGGCTCAGAATTGTTCCTGGTTGGGCCTACGTGATAATTTTTCAGTCCAAAATTTGGCTATAATAAAGATCACCAAAG ATGCAGTAATGGTGAATTATAACATGACGGACAAAGAATTTGAAGAAACTTGCAGTGAGTGGTTCCGTCAAGGAAAACAAAGATTTATCAGAGAAGAGAAGGCGAAGGCCAAAGCACGAGCATAG
- the LOC124214936 gene encoding uncharacterized protein isoform X5 produces the protein MPLPYAVVSFSNDDSDDEQVTSEVPSCWLTPNNTKCWWPKTKNISAFMVKKVLPDTEDPKWELYDVIFENYFDLMATLINSRDSESLEKARKKAESISSSDEQNIPDRKRIQRKKKSMSQKKIIGNSDSEQEMSCRNMLKKIPDLPHNYVTNNSMQFDIENIPVIYEETDEPKEQRLLVAPSSSLPVYDAITTSLPLYTSNRSDAYTQDRSESLVRIIEDNFNKLFKKVAEIAVEVKSLTASLNKLQTRFHDDTDTPASAELLMITDSLPFPTIDKLKDFEYQLEINATLKSSVGSYFKRIGGSGAKDTTLRILRRVFSNAVAQNCSWLGLRDNFSVQNLAIIKITKDAVMVNYNMTDKEFEETCSEWFRQGKQRFIREEKAKAKARA, from the exons ATGCCGTTGCCCTACGCTGTTGTATCTTTTTCAAATGATGATTCTGACGATGAACAAGTGACATCTGAGGTCCCGAGTTGTTGGTTAACTCCCAACAATACAAAATGCTGGTGGCCTAAGACAAAAAACATAAGTGCATTCATGGTTAAAAAAGTATTGCCCGATACTGAAGATCCTAAGTGGGAATTGTACGACGTCATATTCGAAAACTATTTTG atttgatGGCAACCCTGATTAACAGCAGAGATAGTG AGAGTTTGGAAAAAGCCAGAAAAAAAGCTGAGAGTATTTCATCAAGTGATGAACAAAATATACCAGATAGAAAACGgattcaaagaaaaaagaaatctatgtcacaaaaaaaaattattggaaattCAGACAGCGAACAAGAAATGTCATGCAGAAACATgcttaaaaaaattcctgaTCTACCACATAATTACGTCACTAACAACAGCATGCAGttcgatattgaaaatattcctgTTATTTATGAAGAGACCGATGAACCAAAAG AGCAGAGATTACTTGTAGCACCAAGTTCATCACTACCAGTATATGATGCAATAACTACCTCTTTGCCATTGTACACATCTAACAGATCAGATGCGTATACACAAG ATAGGTCCGAGTCTTTGGTACGAATTATTGAAG ataattttaataaattattcaaaaaagttGCTGAAATAGCAGTAGAGGTAAAATCTTTGACAGcaagtttgaataaattacaaacaaGATTTCATGATGACACCGACACCCCTGCAAGTGCTGAACTGCTCATGATCACAGATTCGTTACCATTTCCTACAATTGATAAACTGAAGGACTTTGAATACCAATTGGAAATAAATGCTACCCTAAAATCTAGTGTG GGATCATATTTCAAACGAATTGGAGGTAGCGGAGCAAAAGATACTACATTGCGTATTCTTCGAAGAGTTTTCTCAAATGCAGTGGCTCAGAATTGTTCCTGGTTGGGCCTACGTGATAATTTTTCAGTCCAAAATTTGGCTATAATAAAGATCACCAAAG ATGCAGTAATGGTGAATTATAACATGACGGACAAAGAATTTGAAGAAACTTGCAGTGAGTGGTTCCGTCAAGGAAAACAAAGATTTATCAGAGAAGAGAAGGCGAAGGCCAAAGCACGAGCATAG
- the LOC124214936 gene encoding uncharacterized protein isoform X3 has product MPLPYAVVSFSNDDSDDEQVTSEVPSCWLTPNNTKCWWPKTKNISAFMVKKVLPDTEDPKWELYDVIFENYFDLMATLINSRDSESLEKARKKAESISSSDEQNIPDRKRIQRKKKSMSQKKIIGNSDSEQEMSCRNMLKKIPDLPHNYVTNNSMQFDIENIPVIYEETDEPKDSISIRTLNCSPVKTFCAFTMTSSTDKPHETLTQNDSLKTTRNVPKVLSQQVLTKAPIETEQRLLVAPSSSLPVYDAITTSLPLYTSNRSDAYTQDRSESLVRIIEDNFNKLFKKVAEIAVEVKSLTASLNKLQTRFHDDTDTPASAELLMITDSLPFPTIDKLKDFEYQLEINATLKSSVGSYFKRIGGSGAKDTTLRILRRVFSNAVAQNCSWLGLRDNFSVQNLAIIKITKDAVMVNYNMTDKEFEETCSEWFRQGKQRFIREEKAKAKARA; this is encoded by the exons ATGCCGTTGCCCTACGCTGTTGTATCTTTTTCAAATGATGATTCTGACGATGAACAAGTGACATCTGAGGTCCCGAGTTGTTGGTTAACTCCCAACAATACAAAATGCTGGTGGCCTAAGACAAAAAACATAAGTGCATTCATGGTTAAAAAAGTATTGCCCGATACTGAAGATCCTAAGTGGGAATTGTACGACGTCATATTCGAAAACTATTTTG atttgatGGCAACCCTGATTAACAGCAGAGATAGTG AGAGTTTGGAAAAAGCCAGAAAAAAAGCTGAGAGTATTTCATCAAGTGATGAACAAAATATACCAGATAGAAAACGgattcaaagaaaaaagaaatctatgtcacaaaaaaaaattattggaaattCAGACAGCGAACAAGAAATGTCATGCAGAAACATgcttaaaaaaattcctgaTCTACCACATAATTACGTCACTAACAACAGCATGCAGttcgatattgaaaatattcctgTTATTTATGAAGAGACCGATGAACCAAAAG ACTCCATTTCAATTAGAACACTGAATTGCAGTCCAGTAAAGACGTTTTGTGCGTTTACAATGACATCATCAACCGATAAGCCTCACGAAACATTAACACAAAATg ATTCACTTAAAACCACACGCAACGTCCCAAAAGTGTTATCGCAGCAAGTACTTACCAAAGCTCCAATTGAAACAG AGCAGAGATTACTTGTAGCACCAAGTTCATCACTACCAGTATATGATGCAATAACTACCTCTTTGCCATTGTACACATCTAACAGATCAGATGCGTATACACAAG ATAGGTCCGAGTCTTTGGTACGAATTATTGAAG ataattttaataaattattcaaaaaagttGCTGAAATAGCAGTAGAGGTAAAATCTTTGACAGcaagtttgaataaattacaaacaaGATTTCATGATGACACCGACACCCCTGCAAGTGCTGAACTGCTCATGATCACAGATTCGTTACCATTTCCTACAATTGATAAACTGAAGGACTTTGAATACCAATTGGAAATAAATGCTACCCTAAAATCTAGTGTG GGATCATATTTCAAACGAATTGGAGGTAGCGGAGCAAAAGATACTACATTGCGTATTCTTCGAAGAGTTTTCTCAAATGCAGTGGCTCAGAATTGTTCCTGGTTGGGCCTACGTGATAATTTTTCAGTCCAAAATTTGGCTATAATAAAGATCACCAAAG ATGCAGTAATGGTGAATTATAACATGACGGACAAAGAATTTGAAGAAACTTGCAGTGAGTGGTTCCGTCAAGGAAAACAAAGATTTATCAGAGAAGAGAAGGCGAAGGCCAAAGCACGAGCATAG
- the LOC124214936 gene encoding uncharacterized protein isoform X4 — MPLPYAVVSFSNDDSDDEQVTSEVPSCWLTPNNTKCWWPKTKNISAFMVKKVLPDTEDPKWELYDVIFENYFDLMATLINSRDSESLEKARKKAESISSSDEQNIPDRKRIQRKKKSMSQKKIIGNSDSEQEMSCRNMLKKIPDLPHNYVTNNSMQFDIENIPVIYEETDEPKGYPLTQTNMTFDCQAPTSKKSDSISIRTLNCSPVKTFCAFTMTSSTDKPHETLTQNDSLKTTRNVPKVLSQQVLTKAPIETEQRLLVAPSSSLPVYDAITTSLPLYTSNRSDAYTQDRSESLVRIIEDNFNKLFKKVAEIAVEVKSLTASLNKLQTRFHDDTDTPASAELLMITDSLPFPTIDKLKDFEYQLEINATLKSSVGSYFKRIGGSGAKDTTLRILRRVFSNAVAQNCSWLGLRDNFSVQNLAIIKITKDLFLFPRCSNGEL, encoded by the exons ATGCCGTTGCCCTACGCTGTTGTATCTTTTTCAAATGATGATTCTGACGATGAACAAGTGACATCTGAGGTCCCGAGTTGTTGGTTAACTCCCAACAATACAAAATGCTGGTGGCCTAAGACAAAAAACATAAGTGCATTCATGGTTAAAAAAGTATTGCCCGATACTGAAGATCCTAAGTGGGAATTGTACGACGTCATATTCGAAAACTATTTTG atttgatGGCAACCCTGATTAACAGCAGAGATAGTG AGAGTTTGGAAAAAGCCAGAAAAAAAGCTGAGAGTATTTCATCAAGTGATGAACAAAATATACCAGATAGAAAACGgattcaaagaaaaaagaaatctatgtcacaaaaaaaaattattggaaattCAGACAGCGAACAAGAAATGTCATGCAGAAACATgcttaaaaaaattcctgaTCTACCACATAATTACGTCACTAACAACAGCATGCAGttcgatattgaaaatattcctgTTATTTATGAAGAGACCGATGAACCAAAAG GTTATCCATTAACACAAACTAACATGACTTTTGACTGTCAGGCACCCACATCAAAGAAATCAG ACTCCATTTCAATTAGAACACTGAATTGCAGTCCAGTAAAGACGTTTTGTGCGTTTACAATGACATCATCAACCGATAAGCCTCACGAAACATTAACACAAAATg ATTCACTTAAAACCACACGCAACGTCCCAAAAGTGTTATCGCAGCAAGTACTTACCAAAGCTCCAATTGAAACAG AGCAGAGATTACTTGTAGCACCAAGTTCATCACTACCAGTATATGATGCAATAACTACCTCTTTGCCATTGTACACATCTAACAGATCAGATGCGTATACACAAG ATAGGTCCGAGTCTTTGGTACGAATTATTGAAG ataattttaataaattattcaaaaaagttGCTGAAATAGCAGTAGAGGTAAAATCTTTGACAGcaagtttgaataaattacaaacaaGATTTCATGATGACACCGACACCCCTGCAAGTGCTGAACTGCTCATGATCACAGATTCGTTACCATTTCCTACAATTGATAAACTGAAGGACTTTGAATACCAATTGGAAATAAATGCTACCCTAAAATCTAGTGTG GGATCATATTTCAAACGAATTGGAGGTAGCGGAGCAAAAGATACTACATTGCGTATTCTTCGAAGAGTTTTCTCAAATGCAGTGGCTCAGAATTGTTCCTGGTTGGGCCTACGTGATAATTTTTCAGTCCAAAATTTGGCTATAATAAAGATCACCAAAG atctatttttatttcctagATGCAGTAATGGTGAATTATAA
- the LOC124214936 gene encoding uncharacterized protein isoform X6 has translation MPLPYAVVSFSNDDSDDEQVTSEVPSCWLTPNNTKCWWPKTKNISAFMVKKVLPDTEDPKWELYDVIFENYFDLMATLINSRDSESLEKARKKAESISSSDEQNIPDRKRIQRKKKSMSQKKIIGNSDSEQEMSCRNMLKKIPDLPHNYVTNNSMQFDIENIPVIYEETDEPKGYPLTQTNMTFDCQAPTSKKSDSISIRTLNCSPVKTFCAFTMTSSTDKPHETLTQNDSLKTTRNVPKVLSQQVLTKAPIETEQRLLVAPSSSLPVYDAITTSLPLYTSNRSDAYTQDRSESLVRIIEDNFNKLFKKVAEIAVEVKSLTASLNKLQTRFHDDTDTPASAELLMITDSLPFPTIDKLKDFEYQLEINATLKSSVMQ, from the exons ATGCCGTTGCCCTACGCTGTTGTATCTTTTTCAAATGATGATTCTGACGATGAACAAGTGACATCTGAGGTCCCGAGTTGTTGGTTAACTCCCAACAATACAAAATGCTGGTGGCCTAAGACAAAAAACATAAGTGCATTCATGGTTAAAAAAGTATTGCCCGATACTGAAGATCCTAAGTGGGAATTGTACGACGTCATATTCGAAAACTATTTTG atttgatGGCAACCCTGATTAACAGCAGAGATAGTG AGAGTTTGGAAAAAGCCAGAAAAAAAGCTGAGAGTATTTCATCAAGTGATGAACAAAATATACCAGATAGAAAACGgattcaaagaaaaaagaaatctatgtcacaaaaaaaaattattggaaattCAGACAGCGAACAAGAAATGTCATGCAGAAACATgcttaaaaaaattcctgaTCTACCACATAATTACGTCACTAACAACAGCATGCAGttcgatattgaaaatattcctgTTATTTATGAAGAGACCGATGAACCAAAAG GTTATCCATTAACACAAACTAACATGACTTTTGACTGTCAGGCACCCACATCAAAGAAATCAG ACTCCATTTCAATTAGAACACTGAATTGCAGTCCAGTAAAGACGTTTTGTGCGTTTACAATGACATCATCAACCGATAAGCCTCACGAAACATTAACACAAAATg ATTCACTTAAAACCACACGCAACGTCCCAAAAGTGTTATCGCAGCAAGTACTTACCAAAGCTCCAATTGAAACAG AGCAGAGATTACTTGTAGCACCAAGTTCATCACTACCAGTATATGATGCAATAACTACCTCTTTGCCATTGTACACATCTAACAGATCAGATGCGTATACACAAG ATAGGTCCGAGTCTTTGGTACGAATTATTGAAG ataattttaataaattattcaaaaaagttGCTGAAATAGCAGTAGAGGTAAAATCTTTGACAGcaagtttgaataaattacaaacaaGATTTCATGATGACACCGACACCCCTGCAAGTGCTGAACTGCTCATGATCACAGATTCGTTACCATTTCCTACAATTGATAAACTGAAGGACTTTGAATACCAATTGGAAATAAATGCTACCCTAAAATCTAGTGTG ATGCAGTAA
- the LOC124214936 gene encoding uncharacterized protein isoform X1 has protein sequence MPLPYAVVSFSNDDSDDEQVTSEVPSCWLTPNNTKCWWPKTKNISAFMVKKVLPDTEDPKWELYDVIFENYFDLMATLINSRDSESLEKARKKAESISSSDEQNIPDRKRIQRKKKSMSQKKIIGNSDSEQEMSCRNMLKKIPDLPHNYVTNNSMQFDIENIPVIYEETDEPKGYPLTQTNMTFDCQAPTSKKSDSISIRTLNCSPVKTFCAFTMTSSTDKPHETLTQNDSLKTTRNVPKVLSQQVLTKAPIETEQRLLVAPSSSLPVYDAITTSLPLYTSNRSDAYTQDRSESLVRIIEDNFNKLFKKVAEIAVEVKSLTASLNKLQTRFHDDTDTPASAELLMITDSLPFPTIDKLKDFEYQLEINATLKSSVGSYFKRIGGSGAKDTTLRILRRVFSNAVAQNCSWLGLRDNFSVQNLAIIKITKDAVMVNYNMTDKEFEETCSEWFRQGKQRFIREEKAKAKARA, from the exons ATGCCGTTGCCCTACGCTGTTGTATCTTTTTCAAATGATGATTCTGACGATGAACAAGTGACATCTGAGGTCCCGAGTTGTTGGTTAACTCCCAACAATACAAAATGCTGGTGGCCTAAGACAAAAAACATAAGTGCATTCATGGTTAAAAAAGTATTGCCCGATACTGAAGATCCTAAGTGGGAATTGTACGACGTCATATTCGAAAACTATTTTG atttgatGGCAACCCTGATTAACAGCAGAGATAGTG AGAGTTTGGAAAAAGCCAGAAAAAAAGCTGAGAGTATTTCATCAAGTGATGAACAAAATATACCAGATAGAAAACGgattcaaagaaaaaagaaatctatgtcacaaaaaaaaattattggaaattCAGACAGCGAACAAGAAATGTCATGCAGAAACATgcttaaaaaaattcctgaTCTACCACATAATTACGTCACTAACAACAGCATGCAGttcgatattgaaaatattcctgTTATTTATGAAGAGACCGATGAACCAAAAG GTTATCCATTAACACAAACTAACATGACTTTTGACTGTCAGGCACCCACATCAAAGAAATCAG ACTCCATTTCAATTAGAACACTGAATTGCAGTCCAGTAAAGACGTTTTGTGCGTTTACAATGACATCATCAACCGATAAGCCTCACGAAACATTAACACAAAATg ATTCACTTAAAACCACACGCAACGTCCCAAAAGTGTTATCGCAGCAAGTACTTACCAAAGCTCCAATTGAAACAG AGCAGAGATTACTTGTAGCACCAAGTTCATCACTACCAGTATATGATGCAATAACTACCTCTTTGCCATTGTACACATCTAACAGATCAGATGCGTATACACAAG ATAGGTCCGAGTCTTTGGTACGAATTATTGAAG ataattttaataaattattcaaaaaagttGCTGAAATAGCAGTAGAGGTAAAATCTTTGACAGcaagtttgaataaattacaaacaaGATTTCATGATGACACCGACACCCCTGCAAGTGCTGAACTGCTCATGATCACAGATTCGTTACCATTTCCTACAATTGATAAACTGAAGGACTTTGAATACCAATTGGAAATAAATGCTACCCTAAAATCTAGTGTG GGATCATATTTCAAACGAATTGGAGGTAGCGGAGCAAAAGATACTACATTGCGTATTCTTCGAAGAGTTTTCTCAAATGCAGTGGCTCAGAATTGTTCCTGGTTGGGCCTACGTGATAATTTTTCAGTCCAAAATTTGGCTATAATAAAGATCACCAAAG ATGCAGTAATGGTGAATTATAACATGACGGACAAAGAATTTGAAGAAACTTGCAGTGAGTGGTTCCGTCAAGGAAAACAAAGATTTATCAGAGAAGAGAAGGCGAAGGCCAAAGCACGAGCATAG